From a single Chiloscyllium punctatum isolate Juve2018m chromosome 31, sChiPun1.3, whole genome shotgun sequence genomic region:
- the LOC140457172 gene encoding probable G-protein coupled receptor 139 produces the protein MTMMILSWGKCGLSKCITHYLVAMSASDLLVIILNLILRHIPIVYSEYFSFVKSIHLCNIHAVLLYAATDCSVWFTIGFTFDRFVAICCQKLKSTYCVEKTAAIVLGTIIVLSCSKNITWYFMYTGKYWLMNVPWFCVLTEDVQYSWIWGAIEFVHHILTAAVPFVIILLLNIVTVKHIVVTSRARWRLLAHNSRAITRDPEMVNRRKSIILLFAISVNFILLWIVFLLYSIWRRMWHVGYRTLWLDRSARELGFMLQLLSCCTNTCIYVATQIKFREQLKHMFKYPFTVMCQIVHLDRWQLRVPF, from the coding sequence ATGACGATGATGATCCTGTCATGGGGAAAATGTGGTCTCTCAAAATGTATTACTCACTACTTGGTAGCCATGTCAGCatcggatctactggtcattatacTCAACTTAATTTTGAGGCACATTCCAATTGTTTATTCAGAATATTTTTCATTTGTGAAGTCCATCCATCTGTGTAATATCCATGCTGTCCTACTGTATGCAGCTacagactgctctgtctggttcaccattGGTTTCACCTTTGACAGATTTGTGGCTATTTGTTGTCAGAAGTTGAAATCTACATATTGTGTGGAGAAAACAGCGGCTATAGTTCTCGGAACAATCATTGTGCTGAGCTGTTCAAAGAACATCACCTGGTACTTCATGTATACAGGCAAGTATTGGCTGATGAATGTACCATGGTTTTGCGTGTTAACAGAGGATGTTCAGTATTCTTGGATCTGGGGAGCAATCGAGTTTGTCCATCACATTCTAACTGCTGCCGTCCCATTTGTTATCATTTTGCTTCTCAATATTGTCACTGTGAAACATATtgtagtgaccagcagagcccgatGGAGACTCTTGGCTCACAACAGTCGGGCGATTACAAGAGATCCTGAGATGGTGAATCGGcggaaatccatcattttactctttGCTATTTCAGTGAATTTCATTCTGCTGTGGATCGTGTTCTTGCTGTATAGTATATGGCGACGCATGTGGCATGTGGGGTATCGGACCTTATGGCTCGATCGCTCTGCACGAGAATTGGGGTTCATGCTTCAGCTCTTGAGCTGCTGCACGAACACCTGCATTTATGTAGCAACGCAGATTAAATTCAGAGAACAGTTGAAGCACATGTTCAAATATCCCTTCACTGTCATGTGCCAGATCGTTCACCTGGATCGCTGGCAATTGAGAGTGCCTTTTTGA